In Numidum massiliense, a single genomic region encodes these proteins:
- the pyrE gene encoding orotate phosphoribosyltransferase, translated as MLNKREATAVNETVTEKEAVQTNGAHIETHNEWVALLEKNNVIKKGHYLLTSGRHTNRYLQCALLFQHPEDAEAVGRAMAEPFQASDVDVVVGPAVGGIVAAHEVARALGCRALFTERENGKMTFRRGFQLYKGERIVVVEDVVTTGGSVQEVLDVAERHGAEVLGIASVVDRSTNGSPFRYPFHSLVKIQVETYTSEQCPLCAAGAEPPIKPGSRKTS; from the coding sequence GTGTTGAACAAACGTGAAGCGACAGCTGTGAATGAGACGGTAACGGAGAAGGAAGCGGTACAGACTAACGGGGCTCACATCGAAACGCACAACGAGTGGGTTGCACTGTTGGAAAAGAATAACGTTATAAAAAAGGGACATTATCTATTGACCTCAGGTCGTCACACGAACCGCTACTTGCAATGCGCGTTACTGTTTCAGCATCCTGAAGATGCGGAAGCGGTCGGACGAGCGATGGCAGAGCCGTTTCAAGCGAGCGATGTCGACGTGGTCGTCGGCCCGGCGGTGGGCGGTATTGTCGCTGCACACGAAGTAGCGCGCGCCCTCGGTTGCCGGGCACTGTTTACGGAGCGCGAAAATGGCAAGATGACCTTCCGCCGCGGTTTTCAATTGTACAAGGGGGAGCGGATCGTCGTCGTGGAAGATGTCGTAACGACCGGCGGTTCGGTGCAAGAAGTGTTAGACGTCGCCGAACGGCACGGTGCGGAAGTCCTCGGCATCGCCAGCGTCGTCGACCGCAGTACGAATGGTTCGCCGTTCCGTTATCCGTTCCATTCGCTCGTTAAGATACAGGTCGAGACGTACACGTCAGAACAGTGCCCGCTTTGTGCTGCAGGGGCCGAGCCGCCGATTAAACCGGGGAGCCGCAAGACGAGCTAG